Proteins found in one Pontibacter sp. SGAir0037 genomic segment:
- the ctlX gene encoding citrulline utilization hydrolase CtlX, producing MKQVTNTVLMIEPTNFGNNPRGEEVNEFQQDITGLTPDQVHDLALLEFRNAVAQLEELGVEVVVFKDEVDSETPGSIFPNNWFSTHRSGQLVTYPLAPEGRREERRSDIVAFLEEQCGFWEHLALEMFEQQDDPRFLEGTGSMVLDRQNKVAYAAISPRTEEEPLFQFCEIMEYTPVTFRATGPKGDPLLHTNMIMNMGDGFAIVALDAIHEEDVEKVRNSLLNSGKEIIQITKQQAFYTFAGNMLQVENKAEEKILILSRTAYYSLTEDQLTRLTDHNDHILPLPIHIIEKVGGGSVRCMMAEIFKPDR from the coding sequence ATGAAGCAAGTGACGAATACAGTGCTCATGATAGAGCCAACGAATTTTGGGAATAACCCAAGAGGGGAAGAAGTAAACGAATTTCAACAGGATATAACAGGACTTACACCCGATCAGGTGCACGATCTGGCATTACTTGAATTCCGGAATGCGGTGGCGCAACTAGAGGAGTTAGGAGTAGAAGTGGTGGTGTTCAAAGACGAAGTCGATTCTGAAACACCGGGTTCTATATTCCCAAATAACTGGTTTAGCACGCACCGGAGCGGACAGCTGGTAACCTACCCTTTGGCCCCCGAGGGCAGGAGGGAAGAGCGCAGAAGCGATATAGTGGCTTTTCTGGAAGAGCAGTGTGGCTTTTGGGAGCACCTGGCCCTGGAGATGTTTGAGCAGCAGGACGATCCTCGTTTTTTAGAAGGTACTGGCAGTATGGTGTTAGACAGGCAGAACAAGGTGGCGTATGCTGCCATTTCACCCAGAACCGAGGAAGAGCCCTTGTTTCAGTTCTGCGAGATTATGGAATATACACCTGTTACGTTCAGAGCTACCGGTCCTAAAGGCGATCCGCTGCTGCACACAAACATGATTATGAACATGGGTGACGGCTTTGCTATTGTTGCGCTGGATGCCATACATGAGGAAGACGTGGAAAAAGTACGGAATAGCCTGCTCAATTCTGGTAAAGAGATCATCCAGATTACCAAACAACAGGCTTTCTATACTTTTGCCGGGAACATGCTGCAAGTAGAAAATAAGGCAGAGGAAAAAATCCTGATCTTATCCAGGACTGCCTATTACTCACTTACAGAAGACCAACTAACCCGGCTAACCGATCATAATGATCACATCCTGCCACTGCCGATACACATCATAGAAAAAGTAGGGGGCGGTAGTGTGCGGTGCATGATGGCAGAGATCTTTAAACCTGACAGGTAA
- a CDS encoding T9SS type A sorting domain-containing protein, whose translation MKIKRLLNKPLLLFTLATGAAIPLAQAQTTPPAATVTVKIDVPESMRAAPFNVDRFATVPKDFSLEVYARVSGVRFMAVAPNGDLFASVPGESDNKIKLIRANENGTVQDFDYATGLQHPHDIVFHQIGDIQYMYVAEKNQISRFVYKEGETRAGAREVIISNLPDESLPELKGNYGHVLKNIAIDSNHKIYVSIASTCNACEADTKSDPKRGAIYQYNADGSNRRLFAEGIRNAEGLAFLPGTNELWVVGNNRDWIPYPHNDNTGRYGQVLQAYVDNNPPEIFTKVRDGGNYGWPFCNPDGSQGMNNMPYNKDYDTNKDGEVDCDEMDRATKGIAAHSAPLGLIFTQGTQMPQLYRNGAIVALHGSWNRDKKTGYKVIYYPWNSQTQTPGDHIDLVGGFLNSDSTVAYARPVDVAVGTDGSLFISDDATKSIYRLTYSGPVASAKNDELERALTIYPVPAEGDLKIALNGLKSKEVRITMTNAQSANVVDETRAISSGENNLLVDTSKLANGVYFLSIFSDGARVVRRVVVRNK comes from the coding sequence ATGAAAATAAAACGTTTACTAAACAAACCCTTACTGCTTTTTACGCTCGCAACTGGCGCAGCCATTCCGCTAGCTCAGGCTCAGACAACTCCACCTGCCGCAACTGTTACCGTTAAAATAGACGTGCCCGAAAGCATGCGTGCCGCACCTTTTAATGTAGATCGTTTTGCAACTGTGCCCAAAGATTTTTCGCTGGAAGTATACGCACGCGTAAGCGGAGTCCGGTTTATGGCAGTTGCCCCGAACGGAGATTTATTTGCTTCAGTGCCTGGTGAATCTGATAATAAAATTAAGCTTATCCGCGCCAATGAAAATGGTACTGTGCAAGACTTTGATTATGCGACAGGTCTGCAGCACCCTCACGATATTGTTTTTCACCAGATTGGAGACATCCAATATATGTATGTGGCCGAAAAGAACCAGATCAGCAGGTTTGTGTATAAAGAAGGAGAAACCCGTGCAGGAGCGCGTGAGGTCATTATCAGTAATTTGCCCGATGAGAGCCTGCCGGAGCTAAAGGGAAATTACGGGCACGTGCTTAAAAACATTGCCATCGACAGCAATCATAAGATTTATGTATCCATTGCTTCTACCTGCAATGCCTGCGAAGCGGATACCAAAAGCGATCCCAAGCGTGGTGCTATTTACCAGTATAACGCCGATGGCAGCAACAGACGGCTTTTTGCCGAAGGCATACGCAACGCGGAAGGACTGGCCTTTCTCCCGGGCACAAACGAGCTGTGGGTGGTGGGCAATAACCGCGACTGGATTCCATATCCGCACAATGATAACACCGGCAGGTACGGGCAGGTGCTTCAGGCTTATGTTGACAACAACCCTCCCGAGATATTTACCAAAGTGCGCGACGGCGGAAACTATGGCTGGCCTTTCTGTAACCCGGACGGTTCTCAAGGCATGAATAACATGCCCTACAACAAAGACTACGATACCAATAAAGATGGCGAAGTAGATTGCGATGAAATGGACAGAGCTACGAAGGGAATTGCGGCACACTCCGCACCCCTCGGACTGATATTTACACAGGGTACTCAAATGCCACAGCTGTACCGCAATGGGGCGATTGTGGCATTGCATGGCTCCTGGAACAGAGATAAAAAGACAGGCTATAAAGTAATATACTACCCATGGAACAGCCAAACGCAAACACCCGGCGACCACATCGACCTGGTAGGTGGTTTCCTGAACAGCGATTCTACCGTAGCTTATGCCCGTCCGGTTGATGTGGCTGTTGGCACAGATGGCAGTTTATTTATATCAGACGACGCAACCAAATCAATTTACAGGCTCACCTACTCGGGCCCTGTAGCATCAGCTAAGAACGATGAACTGGAGCGGGCGCTTACCATTTATCCTGTTCCCGCAGAAGGAGATTTAAAGATTGCACTGAACGGGCTCAAAAGTAAAGAGGTGAGAATTACCATGACCAATGCCCAGTCGGCTAATGTAGTGGACGAAACAAGAGCAATTAGTTCAGGTGAAAACAACCTGCTGGTTGATACCTCTAAGCTGGCCAACGGGGTTTATTTTTTAAGTATATTTTCTGACGGTGCCCGGGTTGTACGGAGGGTTGTGGTGAGAAATAAATAA
- a CDS encoding aminopeptidase P family protein: MNYRERLAAIREQMKEQGISAYIIPSADPHISEYLPDRYKCIYFASGFTGSAGTLVITADFAGLWTDARYFVQAVEQLQDSGYELVKLQVQQAPEYIQWLAERLKAGEVVAFDAKLISVQLAQLLEQELSPVGIRIASHHDLLEPVWHDRPALPAAPAYLLDESVTGKSFPEKLTELRAVLRKQRADYHLISSLDDMAWLFNMRGSDVKCNPVVLSFALISQDKAVLFIEQDKLKEEEKLALEGFGVELQPYEEVERVLAELEACSILIDPKRTCFALYKVLAPSVKVVQNTNPTTFFKAIKNEVEIANTRKTMVKDGVAVTRFFKWLDENIGSARITEISVAEKLLEFRAAQEGFVGESFDTIAGYKAHGALPHYKATPESDVELQADGLFLLDSGGQYTTGTTDITRVISLGNLTEEEKTDYTLVLRGTIDGSTARFPKGTRGYQIDAITRKPLWDHARNYGHGTGHGVGFFLNVHEGPHVFNATPTPIDIEPGMITSVEPGLYRPEQYGIRIENLVLTVPDVVNDFAAFYTFETLTIALIDTAPVKKELLEPYHINWLNRYNQLVVEKLSPYLSAEESAWLQEKAKPV; the protein is encoded by the coding sequence ATGAACTATAGAGAAAGACTGGCTGCTATCCGGGAGCAGATGAAAGAACAGGGAATCAGTGCCTATATCATACCTTCGGCTGACCCTCATATTAGTGAATACCTACCAGACCGCTATAAATGTATTTATTTTGCCTCGGGCTTTACAGGCTCTGCCGGTACGCTGGTGATAACAGCAGACTTTGCCGGCCTCTGGACCGATGCCCGCTACTTTGTGCAGGCCGTTGAACAACTGCAGGACTCTGGCTATGAACTGGTGAAGTTACAGGTGCAGCAGGCACCGGAATATATCCAGTGGCTGGCGGAACGTCTGAAAGCGGGAGAGGTGGTAGCTTTTGATGCAAAGCTTATATCGGTGCAACTGGCTCAACTGCTGGAGCAGGAACTAAGTCCTGTCGGTATCCGGATTGCCAGCCATCACGATCTGCTGGAGCCTGTATGGCACGATCGTCCGGCATTGCCAGCTGCTCCGGCTTACCTGTTAGATGAATCCGTTACCGGAAAATCTTTTCCCGAAAAATTAACGGAACTGCGTGCTGTGTTGCGAAAGCAGAGAGCAGATTACCACCTGATCTCTTCACTGGACGACATGGCCTGGCTTTTTAACATGCGGGGCAGCGATGTGAAGTGCAATCCGGTAGTGCTGAGCTTTGCACTGATCAGCCAGGATAAAGCTGTGCTGTTTATAGAGCAGGACAAGCTGAAAGAGGAGGAGAAGCTGGCGCTGGAAGGGTTTGGAGTAGAGCTGCAGCCTTATGAGGAAGTGGAGCGGGTGCTGGCCGAGCTGGAAGCATGTTCTATTTTGATCGACCCGAAGCGCACCTGTTTTGCCCTTTACAAAGTGCTGGCGCCTTCGGTAAAGGTTGTGCAGAATACCAACCCGACTACTTTTTTTAAAGCCATTAAAAATGAAGTGGAAATAGCCAACACCCGAAAAACAATGGTAAAAGACGGTGTGGCTGTCACCCGTTTTTTTAAGTGGCTCGATGAAAACATTGGCAGCGCCAGGATCACAGAAATTTCGGTCGCTGAAAAGCTGCTGGAGTTTAGGGCAGCGCAGGAGGGCTTTGTGGGAGAAAGCTTCGATACAATAGCCGGCTACAAAGCACACGGGGCTTTACCGCATTACAAAGCTACTCCTGAGAGCGATGTGGAACTACAGGCAGATGGCTTGTTTTTGCTGGACTCAGGCGGACAATATACCACAGGAACAACAGACATTACACGCGTGATTTCTTTAGGCAACCTGACGGAAGAAGAAAAGACAGATTATACCCTTGTGCTGCGAGGGACTATAGACGGTTCTACTGCACGCTTTCCAAAAGGCACCCGTGGTTACCAGATAGATGCGATCACACGCAAGCCGCTCTGGGATCATGCGCGCAACTATGGGCATGGCACCGGGCACGGCGTTGGTTTCTTTCTGAATGTGCACGAAGGTCCGCATGTTTTCAATGCAACACCCACTCCAATCGATATTGAGCCGGGAATGATTACCTCGGTGGAACCAGGCCTTTACCGGCCAGAGCAGTATGGCATACGCATCGAAAACCTGGTACTGACGGTACCGGATGTGGTAAACGACTTTGCAGCCTTCTATACCTTCGAAACCTTAACTATTGCGCTGATAGATACGGCACCGGTCAAAAAAGAACTGCTGGAGCCTTACCACATTAACTGGCTGAACAGGTATAATCAGCTGGTTGTGGAAAAATTATCACCGTATCTAAGTGCCGAAGAATCAGCGTGGCTGCAGGAAAAAGCAAAGCCAGTTTAA
- a CDS encoding AEC family transporter, producing MSSLILLFLCLGLGLVLRNVKAFPATTAVALNQFIIYISLPALALYFIPEIIIDSTVLLPVGVAWICFAGSALIFYTLGKIYGWSRKLTGCLILMAGLGNTSYVGFPVVEALYGIDGLKTAILVDQPGSFMVLSTLGIAVAAGFSKGGASTALIVRRIVTFPPFIMFVLAVAMNLLGLTFPDVVKEVFERLGGTVTPLALVSVGMQLRIERRSKHWRFVVMGLLYQLLLAPALIYLLYVVALGNRSEVVQICVIEAAMAPMITPSIVAASYGLKPRLANMMIGIGIPISFITLAFWYWMVI from the coding sequence ATGAGCAGTCTGATACTATTATTTTTATGCTTGGGCCTGGGCCTGGTACTGCGAAACGTAAAAGCATTTCCTGCTACTACTGCCGTAGCACTGAACCAGTTTATCATTTATATCTCTCTGCCTGCTCTGGCGCTTTATTTCATCCCGGAAATCATTATCGACAGCACAGTGCTGTTACCGGTTGGGGTGGCCTGGATCTGTTTTGCAGGTTCTGCTCTTATTTTCTATACTCTTGGTAAAATCTATGGCTGGTCCCGGAAATTAACAGGCTGCCTTATCCTGATGGCAGGTCTGGGAAACACTTCGTATGTCGGATTTCCCGTGGTAGAGGCTTTGTATGGTATTGATGGTCTTAAAACAGCCATATTGGTAGATCAGCCTGGCTCGTTCATGGTTTTGTCTACGCTTGGTATAGCTGTGGCAGCGGGTTTTTCGAAAGGTGGTGCCAGTACAGCGCTGATAGTCCGGAGAATTGTCACCTTTCCGCCCTTTATTATGTTTGTGCTGGCGGTCGCTATGAACCTGCTTGGCCTGACATTCCCAGACGTGGTGAAAGAGGTATTTGAGCGATTAGGCGGCACGGTTACGCCCCTGGCCTTGGTTTCGGTGGGCATGCAGCTACGGATCGAGCGCCGCAGCAAGCACTGGCGCTTTGTCGTTATGGGGCTACTTTACCAGTTGCTTTTGGCTCCTGCACTTATCTATCTGCTCTATGTGGTGGCACTGGGAAACAGGAGCGAGGTGGTGCAGATCTGTGTGATAGAAGCTGCCATGGCTCCCATGATCACCCCCTCCATTGTGGCGGCCTCCTATGGTTTAAAGCCCCGGCTCGCCAACATGATGATCGGCATCGGCATTCCCATCTCCTTCATCACCCTGGCCTTCTGGTACTGGATGGTTATATAA